From Priestia filamentosa, a single genomic window includes:
- a CDS encoding family 14 glycosylhydrolase — MKKLWCAFLALSLVFTAFLSPTQAETNENYKLYVMAPLEKITDWEDFKRKLEQLKENGVYALTTDIWWGLVEGEGDNQFDWSYYRKYAEVVETSGLKWVPILSTHQCGGNVGDQCDYPIPTWLWNEDKIENMAFKSESGYINREALAPWWKGTEKQYDELYKSFARHFLDKRELIVKIYLSGGPAGEIRYPSYQGGDSWEYPERGKLQAYSEGAERDFQKAMRKKYATLKNVNNAWGKKLKNWEDIEPPHNADAFFTNSEVYYSQYGKDFMIWYQGALEQHLSKIAKAAHKRFDPLFNVPIGAKISGVHWKMNDPVMPHSAEYSAGYYNYAKLLDQFKASRLALTFTCLEMKDNQAYESPYYSAPETLVAQIANLAKERGISLNGENALALTGNEWGFKNASEKISTHGFDGFTLLRMDYLFDSEGNRTNEFNMMVHYFISP; from the coding sequence ATGAAAAAATTATGGTGTGCTTTCTTAGCTCTTTCACTCGTTTTTACAGCTTTTCTTTCGCCAACACAAGCTGAAACCAACGAAAATTATAAGCTATATGTTATGGCTCCTTTAGAAAAAATTACAGATTGGGAAGATTTTAAGAGAAAGTTAGAACAATTAAAGGAAAATGGCGTATATGCTTTAACAACAGATATATGGTGGGGGCTTGTTGAAGGAGAAGGGGATAATCAGTTTGATTGGAGTTATTATAGAAAATATGCTGAAGTTGTTGAAACTTCTGGATTAAAATGGGTTCCTATTTTATCTACTCACCAATGTGGTGGAAATGTTGGAGATCAATGTGACTATCCTATTCCAACGTGGTTATGGAATGAAGACAAAATAGAAAACATGGCTTTTAAAAGTGAGAGTGGCTATATCAATCGAGAAGCTCTTGCACCATGGTGGAAAGGAACGGAAAAGCAATATGACGAATTGTATAAATCATTCGCACGTCATTTTTTAGATAAAAGGGAGCTTATTGTAAAAATCTATCTAAGCGGAGGGCCTGCAGGTGAAATAAGATATCCCTCATATCAAGGTGGGGACAGTTGGGAATATCCTGAACGAGGGAAGCTTCAAGCCTATTCAGAAGGAGCGGAACGAGATTTTCAAAAGGCAATGCGTAAAAAGTATGCTACGTTAAAAAATGTGAACAATGCTTGGGGAAAGAAACTGAAAAATTGGGAAGATATAGAGCCACCGCATAATGCGGATGCTTTTTTTACAAATAGTGAAGTCTATTATTCTCAGTATGGAAAAGATTTTATGATATGGTATCAAGGAGCTCTTGAACAGCACTTATCAAAAATAGCGAAAGCCGCTCATAAGCGCTTTGATCCTCTTTTTAACGTGCCAATTGGAGCTAAAATTTCAGGCGTTCATTGGAAGATGAATGATCCGGTTATGCCACACTCTGCTGAATATAGCGCAGGATACTATAACTATGCTAAACTGCTTGATCAATTTAAAGCATCCCGCTTAGCCCTTACTTTTACATGCCTAGAGATGAAGGATAATCAAGCATACGAATCCCCTTACTATAGTGCTCCTGAAACATTAGTTGCTCAAATTGCTAATCTAGCAAAGGAACGAGGGATTTCGTTAAATGGAGAAAATGCTCTTGCTTTAACAGGAAACGAGTGGGGATTTAAAAATGCATCAGAAAAGATTTCTACTCATGGGTTTGATGGATTTACATTGTTAAGAATGGATTATTTGTTTGATAGTGAGGGAAATCGTACAAACGAATTTAATATGATGGTTCATTACTTCATTTCCCCTTGA
- a CDS encoding endonuclease/exonuclease/phosphatase family protein translates to MKLLTLNCHSWQEDNQLDKLALLAEKVSNEEYDVIALQEVSQHKDSAFIHENVREDNYAFLLKKELERRGKKHYEFIWDFSHIGYSVFEEGVALLTRHPVNEWSSFFISKSEDQNFWKTRKVVGARISYKGENITFYSCHLGWWDDKEEPFQFQVDTLLANIKREQAFYLMGDFNNDASIKGEGYDYLLSQGLYDLYNQAEEKDHGITVEGKIDGWSQNTQNLRLDLILSNVSIQPRCLKTVFNGREQPIISDHFGIEVKI, encoded by the coding sequence ATGAAGCTGCTTACATTAAATTGTCATTCATGGCAGGAAGACAATCAGTTAGATAAACTAGCCTTACTCGCTGAAAAGGTTAGCAATGAAGAGTATGATGTGATTGCTCTCCAAGAAGTTAGTCAGCATAAAGATTCAGCATTCATTCATGAAAATGTAAGAGAAGACAATTATGCTTTTTTATTGAAAAAAGAGCTTGAAAGAAGGGGAAAGAAACATTACGAATTTATATGGGATTTTTCTCATATAGGCTACAGCGTATTTGAGGAAGGAGTAGCTCTTCTTACAAGACATCCTGTTAATGAATGGTCTTCCTTTTTCATTTCTAAAAGTGAAGACCAGAATTTTTGGAAAACAAGAAAAGTTGTTGGAGCTCGCATTTCTTATAAGGGAGAAAACATCACATTTTATTCTTGTCATCTTGGCTGGTGGGATGATAAAGAAGAGCCGTTTCAGTTTCAAGTTGATACCCTTCTTGCAAATATTAAAAGAGAGCAAGCTTTTTATTTAATGGGAGACTTCAACAATGATGCGAGTATAAAAGGAGAAGGCTATGATTACTTACTAAGTCAGGGGCTTTACGACTTGTACAATCAGGCAGAAGAAAAAGATCATGGAATAACAGTGGAGGGGAAGATAGATGGGTGGAGTCAAAATACGCAAAACCTCCGTCTTGATCTTATTCTTTCAAACGTTTCAATTCAACCACGCTGTTTAAAAACGGTTTTTAATGGAAGGGAACAACCTATTATATCTGATCATTTTGGAATAGAAGTAAAAATATAA
- a CDS encoding PTS transporter subunit IIBC, giving the protein MKKFLSFDFWQKFGKALLVVVAVMPAAGIMISLGKLVGMMGADISFVQTIALVMEDIGWGIINNLHVLFAVAIGGSWAKERAGGAFAALIAFILMNRITGAIFGVKSEMLTDPEATVQSLFGQELIVKDYFTSILGAPALNMGVFVGIIAGFLGANLFNKYYNYDKLPNSLSFFNGKRFVPFVVIAGSVVTALILSIIWPFIQGSLNSFGQWIATSRDSAPILAPFVFGALERLLLPFGLHHMLTVPVNYTELGGTYKILTGPGAGSIVAGQDPLWLAWVGDLNNFLSAGDTESYKALLNDVTPARFKVGQMILSCAALIGIALAMYRNVDREKRSKYKSMFLSAGLAVFLTGVTEPIEFMFMFAAPILYIIYAIMTGLAFAVVDIIDVRVHAFGVIELITRTPMIVKAGLWLDLLNFVLACLVFFGLNFAVANFMIKRFNFPTPGRNGNYIEEEQEGKESTSVKNDSLAPVIIGLLGGQGNIEEVDACMTRLRVTVKDTNLVADEQEWKKNGALGLILKDKGVQAIYGPKADVLKSDIQDVLGA; this is encoded by the coding sequence ATGAAAAAGTTTCTTTCATTTGACTTTTGGCAAAAGTTTGGAAAGGCATTATTAGTTGTTGTAGCGGTCATGCCTGCAGCTGGTATTATGATATCACTTGGAAAGCTTGTAGGAATGATGGGCGCAGACATCTCCTTTGTGCAAACGATTGCGCTGGTTATGGAGGATATCGGTTGGGGGATTATTAACAACCTTCACGTTTTATTTGCTGTTGCAATTGGGGGTTCATGGGCAAAGGAACGTGCGGGAGGAGCATTTGCTGCTTTAATCGCATTCATTTTAATGAACCGAATTACAGGGGCAATATTTGGTGTGAAAAGCGAGATGCTTACAGATCCTGAGGCAACTGTTCAATCTTTATTTGGGCAAGAGCTTATTGTAAAAGATTACTTCACATCTATTTTAGGCGCACCAGCCCTAAACATGGGAGTTTTTGTTGGAATTATTGCTGGATTTTTAGGTGCTAATCTTTTTAATAAATATTATAACTATGATAAACTTCCAAATTCGCTCTCATTCTTTAATGGAAAACGATTTGTACCATTTGTTGTTATTGCAGGTTCTGTTGTAACCGCTCTTATTCTCTCGATTATATGGCCATTTATTCAAGGGTCATTAAATAGCTTTGGACAATGGATTGCAACATCTCGTGATAGTGCGCCAATCCTAGCTCCGTTTGTGTTTGGGGCATTAGAACGACTCTTGCTGCCATTTGGACTTCATCATATGTTAACGGTTCCAGTGAACTATACAGAACTTGGAGGAACATATAAAATTTTAACGGGTCCTGGAGCAGGTTCAATTGTTGCAGGGCAAGATCCATTATGGCTTGCATGGGTTGGAGACTTAAATAACTTCCTTTCAGCAGGAGATACAGAAAGCTATAAAGCATTATTAAATGATGTAACGCCTGCCCGATTTAAAGTTGGACAGATGATTTTATCGTGCGCAGCATTAATCGGAATTGCACTTGCAATGTACCGAAATGTTGATCGTGAGAAACGCTCAAAATATAAATCAATGTTTTTATCTGCTGGATTAGCTGTATTTTTAACAGGAGTAACAGAACCAATTGAATTTATGTTTATGTTTGCAGCACCAATTCTTTATATTATCTATGCTATTATGACAGGGCTTGCATTTGCAGTCGTTGACATCATTGATGTTCGTGTTCATGCGTTTGGGGTTATTGAGCTTATTACGCGAACACCAATGATTGTAAAAGCAGGATTATGGCTCGATTTACTCAACTTCGTTCTAGCCTGCCTTGTTTTCTTTGGATTAAACTTTGCTGTTGCAAACTTTATGATTAAACGATTTAACTTCCCAACACCAGGGCGGAACGGAAACTATATTGAAGAAGAACAGGAAGGAAAAGAAAGCACTTCTGTCAAAAATGATTCACTTGCACCTGTTATTATTGGCCTTTTAGGAGGGCAAGGGAATATTGAAGAAGTTGATGCTTGTATGACTCGCTTACGCGTAACAGTAAAAGATACAAACCTTGTAGCAGATGAACAAGAATGGAAGAAGAACGGAGCGCTTGGTCTTATTCTAAAAGATAAAGGTGTTCAAGCTATTTATGGACCAAAAGCAGATGTATTAAAATCAGACATTCAAGATGTGTTAGGGGCATAG
- a CDS encoding glycoside hydrolase family 13 protein — protein sequence MKKQWWKEAIAYQIYPRSFMDSNGDGIGDIKGILSKLDYLKELGIDVIWISPIYKSPNDDNGYDISDYKAIAEEYGTLDDFDELLEAVHKRGMKLIMDLVINHTSDEHPWFIESRSSKDNKYRDYYIWRDGKEAREPNNWESIFGGSAWEYNEETDDYYLHVFSKKQPDLNWENPAVRENLYEMVNWWLDKGIDGFRVDAISHIKKIEGLPDLPNPDGKRYVSSFAGHMNKEGIQPFLEELKRETFSKYDIMTVGEANGVSVEDGSLWVGEEEGKFNMVFQFEHLDLWGKGIDGKIDIRTLKEVLTKWQKGLHNIGWNALFLENHDQPRSVSTWGDDGDYWLESSKALATMYFLMQGTPFIYQGQEIGMTNVQFSSIKDYNDVAIKNLYKEEREKGKSHEEIMPIIWKNGRDNSRTPMQWDRTENAGFSEGTPWIKVNENYKNINVEKALDDPHSLYHYYKKLISLRKEKEVLVYGDYHLILEEDDKIYAYTRTLGEEKVLVMVNLFKERAHFHLPLEYKGSAYQLLLSNYDIKEEQNANHIVLQPYEARVYRLD from the coding sequence ATGAAAAAACAATGGTGGAAGGAAGCGATTGCATATCAAATTTATCCGCGAAGCTTTATGGATTCTAATGGTGATGGAATCGGGGATATTAAGGGAATCTTATCAAAGTTAGATTATTTGAAAGAGCTTGGCATTGATGTGATTTGGATTAGTCCAATTTACAAATCGCCTAATGATGATAACGGTTACGATATTAGCGATTACAAAGCAATTGCTGAAGAATATGGTACATTAGACGATTTTGATGAACTGTTAGAAGCGGTACATAAACGAGGAATGAAACTTATTATGGATCTTGTGATTAATCATACATCAGACGAACATCCTTGGTTTATTGAATCTCGTTCTTCAAAAGATAATAAATATCGAGACTACTATATTTGGAGAGATGGAAAAGAGGCAAGAGAGCCAAACAACTGGGAGTCTATTTTTGGAGGTTCTGCTTGGGAATACAATGAAGAGACAGACGACTATTATTTACACGTTTTCTCAAAAAAACAGCCTGACTTAAATTGGGAAAATCCTGCTGTAAGAGAGAATTTGTACGAGATGGTAAACTGGTGGCTAGATAAAGGAATTGATGGATTTAGAGTTGATGCTATTTCTCATATTAAAAAAATTGAAGGATTACCAGATCTGCCTAATCCTGATGGTAAACGCTATGTTTCCTCTTTTGCCGGGCACATGAATAAAGAAGGAATTCAACCTTTTCTAGAAGAGTTAAAACGAGAAACATTTAGCAAATATGATATTATGACAGTTGGAGAAGCAAATGGTGTAAGTGTTGAGGATGGATCCCTTTGGGTTGGAGAAGAAGAAGGAAAGTTTAATATGGTTTTCCAATTTGAACATTTAGATCTTTGGGGAAAAGGGATAGATGGAAAGATTGACATTCGTACATTAAAAGAAGTACTCACAAAGTGGCAAAAAGGATTGCACAATATCGGATGGAATGCGCTTTTTTTAGAAAATCATGATCAGCCACGTTCTGTTTCGACATGGGGAGACGACGGTGACTATTGGTTAGAATCCTCAAAAGCTTTAGCAACAATGTATTTTCTTATGCAAGGAACGCCGTTTATTTATCAAGGACAAGAGATTGGGATGACAAATGTTCAATTTTCTTCCATTAAAGATTATAATGATGTAGCAATTAAAAACTTATATAAGGAAGAAAGAGAAAAAGGAAAGTCTCATGAAGAAATCATGCCAATCATTTGGAAAAATGGGCGTGACAATTCCAGAACTCCGATGCAGTGGGATAGAACAGAAAATGCAGGATTTTCGGAAGGAACACCATGGATAAAGGTCAATGAAAACTATAAAAATATCAATGTAGAAAAAGCTTTAGATGATCCTCATTCTCTTTATCATTATTACAAGAAGCTTATTAGTCTTAGAAAAGAAAAAGAGGTTCTTGTTTATGGAGACTACCATCTTATTCTTGAAGAAGATGACAAAATTTATGCTTATACAAGAACATTAGGAGAAGAAAAAGTACTTGTTATGGTAAATTTATTTAAAGAACGTGCTCACTTCCATTTGCCTTTAGAATATAAAGGGAGCGCATATCAGTTGTTATTAAGCAACTATGATATAAAGGAAGAACAAAATGCTAATCATATTGTACTACAACCGTATGAAGCAAGAGTGTATAGACTAGATTGA